The sequence CAGCGGCTCCGGGCTCGCGTCCGGCAGCGAGTCCAGGTGCTCACGCACCGCCGCGCGCACGCGGGCCGCGTAGGCGAAGGCGGACTCGGGCGCGAGCAGCGGCAGCTCCGAGCGCGAGGAGCGCGGATGCCGGAACGCATCGTAGATGGCGTCGAACGCCGGGTCCGTCAGGGCCGGTGCGCCGAGCGCGCGCAAGAGCCACTGCTCCTCGTAGTTGGCGACGTGCGCCACGTCCCAGACGAGCGGCGACATCAGCGGCGAGTGCTGCCGCAGCAGCTCCGCCTCCGGCAGCCCGGCGAGCATGCCGAGCACGCGCGCTCGCGCGGCCTCCAGCTCCGCCCAGGCGCGAGCCTTCCACGGCCGTGCCTCGCCGCCCCCCTGTCCTCGGACCCTGTTGCCTTCTGCGATTCGGGACATGACCGCTCCAAGGTAGGGAGGCGCCCCGAGCCGAGGTAACCCCTGGCCCACCGCCGCCCGAGCCTCCCGTGTGGGACTTCACGTTCCTCCAACGCCACGGGTGGGCTTCTGGATGAACCAGTACGCCCCGCGTTTCCCTGATTCGACGGGCAGTCTCCGTTTTGAAGCCCAGCGGAAATGTCTGTTGAGAGAGGCGCCCGCCTGGGGAGTTTCTGTCCACTAATGCTGGCTGCAAGCGCGCTGCGGGTCGCCTCGCGGCTTGCGGGGCTTCTATGCTTCCACTCCATGGGCACCGCAGCGCCGCGCAGGTCCGTGCTCGTCGTGGAGGATGACGAGGACATCCGGGCCGCCATCGCGGAAATCCTGGAGGGTGAGGGCTACGACGTCGCCATCGCCGCGAATGGCAGCGAGGCGCTCGACGAGCTCCGGCACATGCGCCGGCCGTGCCTCATCTTGCTGGACTTGATGATGCCGGTGATGAACGGCCACGAGTTCCTCGCGCGCATCCGCGAGATGCCGCTCATGCGGAGCGTGCCGGTGCTGGTGCTCACCGCCGTCTCCACGGAGGCGCCGCCGGGCGCACGAGGGCTCCTGCGCAAGCCGTTCATCGTCGAGGAGTTGCTGGACGCGGTGCAGCGGCTCAGCAGCGAGGGCCTCTGAGGGGCCACCGGCTCACGGCCTGCGCGCAACGCGCACCAACGACAGCAGCGTCAGGGTGCGCGAGCGCTCATCCCAGGTGTACTCGAGCTCCAGCCCGTGCTGTGCGAGGACGTGCCGGGCGATGCCCTGGGCGGCCTCGGGCGCGCGCCCGCTGGCGTCGCCGAGCCCGGCCAGTACTTCCTGAAGGGCGAGGAACGTCTCCGCCGACATGCGCCCCACCTCGCGCCAGGCCTGGGGCGCATAGTGCACGCGGTGCGGACCCTGGCTGTGTTGGCGAAGCTGCGGCATACCCGGCGTCGTTCCTTTCCCGGAGCTGTCTCCCTTGCCAACGGCGTGCCTGCCGACCCGCGCCGGGAGTCCGAGGGAATTCCCAGGTATGCGGCGACTCAGGGTGAAGGAGTTACAGGCTCCGGGCCCGGGATGCGGAAGAAACGACAGCGGAGGGCACGGCGGCGCGCGGCGACATAGCCACGGTGAACGTGCGCGGGAAGTGGGTCCGCGCGCGGCGAGGTGACCACGAAGCACGTGCGCGGCGAGGTAGCCACGGAGCACGCGCGCGACAAGGGCGTCATCTTGCGGGCCTGTGGCGCGCCGGCATGAGCACCGAGGTCGTCACGGTGCGGGGAGTGCGCCGAAGTCGTTGCCCCGCCTGTGTTGCTCAGGGCGCGCCGCAGGCGTGCCACTCGGTGCGGGGAGTGCGCCGAAGTCGTTGCCCCGCCTGCGTGGCTCAGGGCGCGCCGCAGGTGAGCGACTCGGTGCGAGAGAGGGGGCACCGAAGTCGTTGCCCCGCACGCGTTGCTCAGGGCGCGCCGCAGGCGAGCCACTCGGAGAGCTGGCGGCGCTGGTCGTCCGAGGGACGCGGGTCGTTCAACGGCATGTCGCGATTCACGCTGCCGTCCGCGTTGGCGCCGGCCTCTTCGTTCATTTGCTTCGCGTGCAGGCGCACGGACTCGATGCGGTCCCAATCGAAGCCCACGGGTGCGCCGTTGCGCGCGGCGCCGGTGAGCGTGGAGCTGTGGCATCGCGTGCAGTACGTGTCCAGGAAGGCGCGGCCGAAGTTCTGCTCCGTGAGCTGCGTGCCGCCCGACGGGCACTGCACCTCGTTGCCGCCGCCCTCGTCATCGTCACCGTCGCTGCACGCGGGCACGAGGGCGAGGCAGGCAAGCAGGGCCGTCCATCCAGTCGGTCGCGACATGTGGATTCTCCTCGGACGGGCCCGGGGGCCTGAAGCGGTGGAGGGCTCGCCCGCTCCTCCGGATAGCGGAGTGTGACGGCCCGCTGTCATGGGTCGACGGGGCCATCCCGCGTCCACCAGCGGACTGCCCGCGCGCCCGCTGGGGAAGCGAAGCCCCGAGCCGTTGCCGCGCTCCGGCTGCCCGCCCGCGTGCCGCATGCCCACGTTGAGGCCCAGAGGGCCGGGCACGCAGCGGCCCCGGCAAGGAGGCGCGATGGCTCGGCGGAGGTACACCCCCTGGTCGGCGACGAATGGCCTGTTGTTCGGCGTGGCCGCGGGCGTGGTGCTGGCGCTGGCGGAAATCGTGTTGGCGGTGTCGACGGGGGACAGCGCCCTGCGGCCCGTCCGCATGTCCGCGGGCGTGGTGCTGGGCCCGCGCGTCTTCACGCCGCTGGTGTCCACCGGCACGGCGCTGCTCGCGGGCATCGGCGTCCACGTGGTGCTGTCCGCAATCTCCGGGCTGCTCTACTCGCTCCTGGACGCCATGCTGCCGCCGGATGGGCGCGGCCGCTGGGAGTTCCAGTCCGCGGTGGGAATGCTCTTCGGCATGTTCATCTGGCTGGTGAGCTTCCAGTTCTTCGCGCGCGGCTACTACCCGTGGTTCCTCGACGTGCCGCAATTCCCCCAGATTGTGCTGCACGCCGTCTTCCTCGGGCTGCCGCTGGCCATGCTCTTCACCGCGGCCGAGCGCCGGCGCGCGCTGCTGGACGCGACGGAAGCCGCCGAGGCCGAGGCACGCGGCGCGGACCTGTGAGGCTTCACACCGCGCGGGCGCCACGGCCCGCTCGGTGTTGAAGCGCGAGGACGCGAGCGGCGCGCGGATGCTGGAATCACGCGCCTCCGCGCAGCGCGCGCAGGGCCCGCAAGAGGCCGAGATGTGGGGCGGAGCCTTGTTTTAAAAAACGCTGAAGGTATGGTGAAAGTACCCGACCTTGAGGGTTATCTATGGGCCCCCGAGGGGGCTGGAGCGGGGCCCCTCCTTTCGTGGACTGACACACGCATGGACACAGAATTGGCGAGCATGCTGGGAGCCGCGTCGAGGGCCGCCCGGGTACGCTTGGGACTGACGCAGGCCGATGTCGCGGAGCGGATTGGCATGGCGTCGGAGGTGTACGGGCGGCTGGAGCGCGGGCACATGCTGCCCAGCGTGCAGAACCTGCGCCGGCTGTGCGTGGTGCTCCACGTTCCGCCGCACGAGCTGCTCGGCCTGGGCGAGGACCTGTCCGCCCCGCCGCCCGCGAAGGACAAGGCGGCGCCCACGGCCGCCAAGCCCCGCGAGGACGACACCCCGGAGATGCGCCGGCTGATGCGCAACCTGCGCAAGCTGTCCCCCGTGCAGCTCAAGCTGATGAACCTGGTGGCTTCGGCCATGCACCAGAAGAAGAAGTAGGGCCGCGAGGCGCCAGGCCCCGCGAGGCCGCGCCGGAGCTGGCGGCTCGCGCGGGCGGGGGCCTCACCACTGGTCCACCACCACGTAGTCATCGGTCCGCACCCAGACGGGCTCTTTCGAGGTGGACCCGGGGGCGTGGCGCACCGTCCGGCGTCGCTCGTCGCCTACCCGGGCGCAGACGGTGATGCGGCTGGCGAACTCCTTCCCGAAGCGGGGGACGTCGGCCTCGAACCACTGAATCTCCGCGTTCTCTCCGTTCACCCAGGCCCAGCCGTAGAGGATGGTACCGGAGGGAAACGCGCCGGGATTCCGGACGATGCTGCTGATGGCCCCGGTCCTCAGCCCACCCACGAGCACGTCCCCGTCGACATAGTCCTGGTGGTAGTCGAGCTGGGCCGTGCCGATGAGCGGGAGGCTGTACGTGCCACGGAACTTTCGTAGCAGCTTGTCCATGTTCCTCATGGCATTGGGAGAGCAGGGCTCGTTCCGGCGGGGATGCTCTCCCACGGGAGTCGCATAGGTCGTGCTCGCGCAGTGGAGGCTGGCGGCCGCGGCCACTCCCGCGATGCAGGCCGGCAAGGCGCGCTTCACGGCACCCGGGGAGGCGGCGGAAGTCTTGGGCGTTCCAGGTGTCGTAGGGGTCGTCGACATCTCTTCTCTCGTGTCCATACCTGCATCCGACCATGGCGGCTGCTCTCCGGTGGAGTCTCCCGCGCCTGGACGCGCGCCAGACACCGGAGCCTGGTGCCGCTCTGGCGCGTGGGACGCTCCCACGCGCTTCCACCCGAGCAGGGTCAGCAGTCCGAGGAGCACTGCCGCACCCACCAGATGCCAGGAAGAAAGGCGCGGGGACCGGGGGCCGTCGTGGGCCGTGTCTGAACCGGACTCCCGGTGGGAAGCTCTCTCCATGAGGGGAGAGGGCGGGCCGGGAGGCAGTCCCGGCGCGGGGCTGTTCCGCGACCGGCCCTTGGGGAGTGGTCCGTCCCCCGGGAACAAGGGCTCATCCCACCGGGGCCCGGCGGCGCGCAGCGCTTCCTCGAAGGCCGCGTGCAGGGACTCGCCGTGAGGGAATCGCTCCCGAGCGCGCTTCTGGACCAGCCGGAGCGTGATGGCCTCCAGCTCCGCCGGTACTCGGGGGTTCACCTGGGAGGGCAGGGGCGGCAGGCGCTCCTCGATGTGCTCGATGAGGACTTCCCGGGGCAGGCTCGGTGAGAACGCGGGCGTGCCCGTCAGCACCTCATGGAGCGTGACGCCCAGGGCATAGAGGTCATCCGTGGCGCGGAACGGATAGCGCGCGTCCGGCCGGTCATGGTGCTCGCGGTGAAAGCGGAGCGCCTCCGGGCTGCGGTACTGCGTCGTTCCGGGAGGAAGCGTGCTCTCGGTGAGCGGAAGCGCTTCGGCATGGTCCGCGCTGCCGAAGTCCACCAGGACGGGCTCCTCATCGGCGGCGCGCACGAGGATGTTGGACGGCTTGAGGTCCCGGTGGAAGACGTCGCGCGCGTGCAGCTCGCCGAGGGTCCGGGCCAGCCGGGCGAAGAGCCGCGCCACGCGACGTGCCGACGGGCGCGCCTGCTTCACCCAGTCGTTCAGCGTGGCGCCTTCCACGAAGTCCATGACGACGTAGTGGTAGCCCGTCCTCACATCCGGCCACCGGCCATGGGCCCAGACCCGTGCCACGTTGGGGTGGATGGCCTGGAGGAGACAGGCCAGCTCCTTCGCGGCGCGAGCGTCGGTGTGGTTGAGGTCGTCGCTGCCCGGGCCTCTCAGGGCGAACTTGAGGGCGTGGCGCTGCCCCGCGTGCTCGACCTGGAACACGATGCCGAAGGAGCCCGAGCCCAGCGGCGCGAGGATGTGCCATGGGCCCACCGTCATGCCCGGGCGCAGCGCGAGTGGATGTTCCGCCCTCAATGCGTCACCTCGGGCAGGGGTTGCGGCAAGCGCACTTCCTGCAGCTTCAGGGTGCGCGAGCCGCCCTGCTCATGGACCTCGATGCGGAGCAGCCCCGCTTGAGCGGCGGGCCGCGGCCGGATTTCCAGCACGAGCCTTCCCCTGATGCCGGGATGGAGCGTCTGCACATCCAGGTCCATCGCGCGCACCGGGAGCGGCTCATCGGTCTGCTCGCTGTGCACTTCGACCCTGCCGGGCCGCCAGGGTGACTGGCCCTCGGAGAGGAGCAGGGGAACCTCGAATGCCAGGAGGCCGGGCGCGGCGAAGACGCGCATGCCCACCACATTGAGCGGCGGCGGGCCGTTATCCGAGACGACACGGGGACTCAGCCGCTCCACGGCGATGCCGCTCCCCAGGTCGTGGGAGAAGAGCAGGTTGGAGAACCTCGCCGAGTCCTCACAGCGCGCCTGCACGGCGGCCACCTGCTCCACGAGGGCCTCGGGCGCGAGCGCGGTGCGGAAGACGCGGACCTGGAGGTCCACCTCTCCGGGCTCGGTCGTGAGGGCGAACGTGGCGCGGTGGGGGAAGTGGCCGTCCGCGAAGCGCACCGTGAGCGGGATGCGCTCGTGGGGCGTGAGCTCCATGCGCGGCAGGAGGATGAGGGCGCGTTCGGTGATGTCGATGCGCTCGAAGCGCTCGCGAGACGCACCCAGCTCCAGGCTGGCGGGGAGCACGGGCGAGTCGAACAGCAGCACGGTGGCGGTGCCCGCGGCGACATGGAGCCCGTGGGTGGCCGCCGGGTTCTCCGTGGAGAGGGTGATGTGCCGCTGCCGCATCTGCCGTTCCTCGCCGGGCTCTCCCGCGACCGCCGTCATACCTGCCAGGGTGGTGAGAACCAGCATGACCTGAGGAAATGGTTGGAGCAAGCCCTGACGACCTCCTGGGTCGCTACCCTAACAGGGTGGGGTGACGCATGGCGACCTGTGAGGTTGGAACCGCCAAAGAGCTCCAGAAGGTGGGCTCAAGGTCCGGAACCGAGGAGAAATGGGCGGGGATTTCCTGTGATGGAGCGGGGAGTGGCGGCTCCAGGGGCCGCGTCTTGGAGCCTCCGGAGCGCAAAGGCGCGGTAACCCGCGCGGGGCTCACCGCGTAACGGGCACAGCCACCATCACGGGCCAGGTGCCCGCTCTTCTGTCACGAGGCTCCGTCCATGCGACTGTCCGCCATCGCTGTCGTGCTGCTCGCCGCCTGTGGTCCGTCCTCCTCCGTCGACGAGGGCCTCGGTCTGGTGGGGGACCTCGATACGTCGGAGGCGGGCATCATCGCCTTCGTACGCGACGGCCGTTACACGTCATGGCTCGCCGAGCCCGCGCCTCGGGACTCCGTGCGCTCGCATGGCCCCAGGGTCCGCGTGTTCTTCAACGACGTGCTGGCGGAGTCCCTGCGCGCGGGCAACCGCACGCACCCGCTTGGAAGTGTCACGGTGAAGGAGCTGTACGACTCGGAGGGCAGGACGCTGCGAGGCCATGCGCTCGACGTGAAGATTGCCGAGGGCGCCGGCAAGGACACCTGGATTTTCTTCGAGGGACTCGGGCCGGACTACGACGACAACTACTACGGCCGGGGCCACTCGACGTGCCACGGCTGTCACGCGAGCAACGGCCGGGACTATGTGGCCACGCCTCTGCCGGAATGAGCCGTCCACCCCACGGTACACTGCGCGGCCATGGTCGATGAGCTCGTACGCAGGCTGGGGCTGGCGCCGCATCCGGAGGGTGGCTTCTACAAGGAGACGTACCGCGCGGCGCTGGCGGTGCAGACACCGCGAGGCACGCGCTCGGCGGGCACGGCCATCTACTACCTGCTGCCGCGAGGCTCATTCGCGGCGTGGCACCGCGTGACGTCGGACGAGGTGTGGCACTTCTACGACGGGCACCCGCTGGAGCTGCTCCTCGTGGGAGCGAGCGGCGAGCCGGAGACGGTGGTGCTCGGAAGGGACGTGACGAAGGGCGAGCAGCCGCAGGTGGTGGTGCACGCGGGCGTGCTGCAGGCGGCGGTGCCTCGCGGCGAGTACACGCTGGTGGGCTGCACCGTGTCACCGGGCTTCGACTTCTCCGACTGGGAGATGCCGTCCGCCGACTCCCTGGTGGCGCGGTACCCGAAGCACGCGGAGCTGATGCGGCGGCTCGCGAAGGAGACGTGAGCGCGCTTCATTTCTCCGCGGTGGCGTAGCCCTCCGTCACCGGTTCTTCGTCGAGAACGGGAACGACTTGATGACGAAGTTCCCCGCGTCATCCGTCATCCACACCTCCACCGTGTGCGCCCCGTCCACCAACTCGCGCGTGTCCAGGTCCGCGGTCCACGTGCCATCCGGTTGCAGCGTCGCCCCACGGATGCCCGAGCCATCCCGCGTGTACGCCACGCTCCGCACGCCCGTCAGCGAATCCGTGACCCGCGCCGTCAGCGTCACCAGTCCGCTGTACGTCCCGCCCGGCACCGGCACCACCATCTCCGCTTCCGGCGGCGAGTTGTCGTAGCGCACGGTGCGCGTCAGCGACGTCGTCAGTCCCGTCTCGCCCGTCACATCAATCGTGAACGTGTTCGTTCCCGGCACCAGATGCAGTGACGCATCCACGCCGCCACCGCCGCGCGGCAGCGTGTACGTCCCGCCCGAGGACAGCGTCACCCGCGTCGCCGACGCCGAGTACACGCCGATGCTGTACCCCATCGTGTCTCCCGGCTGCGGCCCCACGAGCCACCCGTCCGGCAGGCCCGTGCCTACGAATGGCGCCTGGGCATCCACCCACACGGTGACCTCCTTCTCCGTGACGTGGCCCACCGCGTCCGTCGCCCGCACCTGGATGACGTTGCCTCCCGGCGTCAGCCACACCGTGTGCGTCACCGTGCCGCCGCCCGCGGGCACGTCCGTGACGTTGATGAGGTTCGTCTCCACGCGCACTGGCGACCAGTCCCGCACCACCACGTGCACGTCCACGCTGTACACCGCCAGCCCCGCGCCTTCCGAGGGCGAGGCGATGGTCAGCTCCGGCGGCGTGCTGTCCACCATCACCGTCGCCTCGGCGGTGGTGATGCCACCGAACGTGTCGATGCCGACCAACTGGATGACGTTCGCCCCGTCCGTCAGCGGCAGCTCCGTCTCCACCAGTCCGCCGTTGGCGCTCGGCACCACGGGGTAGCGCTGCCCGTGGAGGATGAACTCCGCGGACTCGATGTTCGCGCCCGGCGCCAGCGTCGTCGTGTAGCCGCAGACGTGCAGCGTGGGCTGCTCGGTGAAGCCCGGCAGTCCGCACAGCGTCACCGACGGATTCGAGTACGGCGACGGGAGCACCTCCACCTGCCGCGAGTCCGTGCTGCCCAGCCGGTTGTCCAGGTCGGGCCGCAGCGTCACGCCCGAGTACACCGCGCGCACGTCCTGGGTGCCCAGCTCGCTCCACGTCGCGGTCCTCGGGTGCCACACCACCGTGTACACGCCGTCCCCATCCGCGTCGTTGTCCGCGCCCACCGTGACGCCCGCCACGGTGAAGGTCACCACGCCCATGCCGGGGCCTCGCGCCCGCCAGCCCTGGCCGTCCACCACGCGCGCGGACAACTTGTTGTCCAGCGCCACCGTGAGGGACTGGCCGGCCGCGGGCGTCAGCAGCGTCGTCGTCGTCTCCACGCCCTCCGTGGGCGGCGGAGGCGTGGTGTACGTCGTCACGCGCGCCGAGCCCTTCACCGCGTCCGCGCCATTCGACTCCGCCACCACCATGACGTCCGACGTCAGCGACGCCTCCAGCTCCGCGGGCGCGGTGATGGTGAGGGTGACGGTGGCCGTGGCGTCCGGGCCCAATTCCAGCGTCGTCCTGTCCAGCGACGACGTCCACCCGGCCAGCCCGCCCTGCGTGTTCAGCGTGTACTCGTCCGTCTTGTATCCGTTGTTGCGCACCGTGAGCACGTACGAGGCTGTCTGCGTCGTCGGCAGGTCATGCTCGATGGGCTTGCGCGTGGCCCCGCTCACGGAGACGCCGACGCTGTAGTCGCCGAAGCACGCCAGCCCCATGGCGGCGAAGGTGGTGGGGATGTCCGGGTAGCGCGTGCCCGCGCCCCAGCTTCCATTCGTCCCCTGACGTGACTTGAGCCAGTCGAGCGCCCCGGCCATACGCCCATCCGCCGCGGGCTTCCGGCCCGCGACGCACAGCGCGTAGAGGGTGATGCTGGTGGCGTACTCGTCCGGCGCCTCGCCCGCGAGCCCGCCCCAGCCCGGCGCGTCCCCGAGCGCGCGCGTGGCGAGCAGCTTCGAGGCCAGCGTGTTGATGGCCGCCGTGTTCTGCCCATTCGCGCCCGGCCCCGCGGCCTTCAGCCCGACGATGGCCCACGCCATCTGGTGCGTGTAGCGCTGGCCGTCGCTGATGGGGCCGTCCGTCAAATCGTTCATGTGCGCGACGATGTAGGCGGCGGCCTGGTCCAGCGAGGCCTGGTACTGCGCGGCCCGGGCCGGGTCCACGCGCTGCTTCGCCTGGGCAATGGCCGTCATCAAGCGCGCGGTGGTGCCCACGTTGCCGTAGCCCACCGGGTAGAAGGGAAAGTCCTCCTTCCAGCGGCCGTTGACCTGCGTGCTCAGCGCCCAGTCCGCGGCGCGCACCAGCGTGTCCGAGTACTGCGTGCCCACGTTCGCGTCGTAGCCCGCGAGCCCGAAGGCGGAGTAGCTCGTCTTCGCGTAGGGGTACCAGTTGCCCTCGTGAATCCAGGAGCCGTCGAGGCGCTGCTCGGACTGCATGCGCGCGGTGATGGCCTCCAGGTTCTGCCGGTTGGTACGGCCGTTGTACGTCAGCGCGTCCAGGTCATAGCCGTTGGCGCGCGCCGTCGAGAGGGCGAACATCGTCGCGCCGTGGCGGTGGCACGACGTGCAGCGGAACTGCGCGGCCCAGTTGGCCGCGTCCGCGCTGAGGAAGTTGATGGCCCGCTGCGCGGACTCGGCGTTGGTGGCGGCGTGTGCCGATGACGCGAGAAGCAACGTCAGCAGCGCGGCCACGAAACGAGCACTCCGCGCGGGCAGCGCGCGAGGTGATGACAGTGATTCGACGCGAGAGGGCATGGGGGCTCGGAGGCGTCGGCGTCCCGTGCGCGCCCCCGCGCCCATGAGACGGACTGCCTGGATGAGAGGATACCGCCGCGGCCGCAAACACAAGCAAAGGGCCGCGAAGAAATATGTATGCCTGCCAGATTGCGCACCTGCCACTCGGACGAGCCTCGCGAGTCACGTCCACCCCGAGGCATTCCCGACGCAACGCAGGGTGTTGATGACCCGGTTTCCGTGGCACGCGCCCCGTCCCGTCCACTGTCTGACTTGAGTGCGCTTGCGTCATGGCGCCAGGGACCCGGGATGTCTGTGTTTATCCCGTGTGGGAGACAGACATTCGCGGACGTGCAGCGCTCTCGCGGATGCAAGGCTTATCCGTCTTCACTTGTCTTGGATGTGGCGGTACATCCGGACCCACCCCATGTGCTCGCGCGGCTCGTGCGGAATGGCACTCACTCCGCGTCGCATGTGAGGCCCCGGGGTGCGTGGGCTTTCAGGCGCTGCCTGCTCAGTGCTGACCTTCGGGC comes from Pyxidicoccus parkwaysis and encodes:
- a CDS encoding response regulator, which encodes MGTAAPRRSVLVVEDDEDIRAAIAEILEGEGYDVAIAANGSEALDELRHMRRPCLILLDLMMPVMNGHEFLARIREMPLMRSVPVLVLTAVSTEAPPGARGLLRKPFIVEELLDAVQRLSSEGL
- a CDS encoding c-type cytochrome, whose amino-acid sequence is MSRPTGWTALLACLALVPACSDGDDDEGGGNEVQCPSGGTQLTEQNFGRAFLDTYCTRCHSSTLTGAARNGAPVGFDWDRIESVRLHAKQMNEEAGANADGSVNRDMPLNDPRPSDDQRRQLSEWLACGAP
- a CDS encoding helix-turn-helix domain-containing protein encodes the protein MDTELASMLGAASRAARVRLGLTQADVAERIGMASEVYGRLERGHMLPSVQNLRRLCVVLHVPPHELLGLGEDLSAPPPAKDKAAPTAAKPREDDTPEMRRLMRNLRKLSPVQLKLMNLVASAMHQKKK
- a CDS encoding serine/threonine protein kinase, which produces MRAEHPLALRPGMTVGPWHILAPLGSGSFGIVFQVEHAGQRHALKFALRGPGSDDLNHTDARAAKELACLLQAIHPNVARVWAHGRWPDVRTGYHYVVMDFVEGATLNDWVKQARPSARRVARLFARLARTLGELHARDVFHRDLKPSNILVRAADEEPVLVDFGSADHAEALPLTESTLPPGTTQYRSPEALRFHREHHDRPDARYPFRATDDLYALGVTLHEVLTGTPAFSPSLPREVLIEHIEERLPPLPSQVNPRVPAELEAITLRLVQKRARERFPHGESLHAAFEEALRAAGPRWDEPLFPGDGPLPKGRSRNSPAPGLPPGPPSPLMERASHRESGSDTAHDGPRSPRLSSWHLVGAAVLLGLLTLLGWKRVGASHAPERHQAPVSGARPGAGDSTGEQPPWSDAGMDTREEMSTTPTTPGTPKTSAASPGAVKRALPACIAGVAAAASLHCASTTYATPVGEHPRRNEPCSPNAMRNMDKLLRKFRGTYSLPLIGTAQLDYHQDYVDGDVLVGGLRTGAISSIVRNPGAFPSGTILYGWAWVNGENAEIQWFEADVPRFGKEFASRITVCARVGDERRRTVRHAPGSTSKEPVWVRTDDYVVVDQW
- a CDS encoding DUF2381 family protein — protein: MLVLTTLAGMTAVAGEPGEERQMRQRHITLSTENPAATHGLHVAAGTATVLLFDSPVLPASLELGASRERFERIDITERALILLPRMELTPHERIPLTVRFADGHFPHRATFALTTEPGEVDLQVRVFRTALAPEALVEQVAAVQARCEDSARFSNLLFSHDLGSGIAVERLSPRVVSDNGPPPLNVVGMRVFAAPGLLAFEVPLLLSEGQSPWRPGRVEVHSEQTDEPLPVRAMDLDVQTLHPGIRGRLVLEIRPRPAAQAGLLRIEVHEQGGSRTLKLQEVRLPQPLPEVTH
- a CDS encoding cupin domain-containing protein, with the translated sequence MVDELVRRLGLAPHPEGGFYKETYRAALAVQTPRGTRSAGTAIYYLLPRGSFAAWHRVTSDEVWHFYDGHPLELLLVGASGEPETVVLGRDVTKGEQPQVVVHAGVLQAAVPRGEYTLVGCTVSPGFDFSDWEMPSADSLVARYPKHAELMRRLAKET
- a CDS encoding Ig-like domain-containing protein, with the translated sequence MPSRVESLSSPRALPARSARFVAALLTLLLASSAHAATNAESAQRAINFLSADAANWAAQFRCTSCHRHGATMFALSTARANGYDLDALTYNGRTNRQNLEAITARMQSEQRLDGSWIHEGNWYPYAKTSYSAFGLAGYDANVGTQYSDTLVRAADWALSTQVNGRWKEDFPFYPVGYGNVGTTARLMTAIAQAKQRVDPARAAQYQASLDQAAAYIVAHMNDLTDGPISDGQRYTHQMAWAIVGLKAAGPGANGQNTAAINTLASKLLATRALGDAPGWGGLAGEAPDEYATSITLYALCVAGRKPAADGRMAGALDWLKSRQGTNGSWGAGTRYPDIPTTFAAMGLACFGDYSVGVSVSGATRKPIEHDLPTTQTASYVLTVRNNGYKTDEYTLNTQGGLAGWTSSLDRTTLELGPDATATVTLTITAPAELEASLTSDVMVVAESNGADAVKGSARVTTYTTPPPPTEGVETTTTLLTPAAGQSLTVALDNKLSARVVDGQGWRARGPGMGVVTFTVAGVTVGADNDADGDGVYTVVWHPRTATWSELGTQDVRAVYSGVTLRPDLDNRLGSTDSRQVEVLPSPYSNPSVTLCGLPGFTEQPTLHVCGYTTTLAPGANIESAEFILHGQRYPVVPSANGGLVETELPLTDGANVIQLVGIDTFGGITTAEATVMVDSTPPELTIASPSEGAGLAVYSVDVHVVVRDWSPVRVETNLINVTDVPAGGGTVTHTVWLTPGGNVIQVRATDAVGHVTEKEVTVWVDAQAPFVGTGLPDGWLVGPQPGDTMGYSIGVYSASATRVTLSSGGTYTLPRGGGGVDASLHLVPGTNTFTIDVTGETGLTTSLTRTVRYDNSPPEAEMVVPVPGGTYSGLVTLTARVTDSLTGVRSVAYTRDGSGIRGATLQPDGTWTADLDTRELVDGAHTVEVWMTDDAGNFVIKSFPFSTKNR